From the Lysobacterales bacterium genome, one window contains:
- a CDS encoding DUF3488 domain-containing transglutaminase family protein, with amino-acid sequence MTAPVDRYRYGLVIGLNALMLGGHVHWMPSLYAGWLFALLLFAGWRARHQVHAASALIRLPLLFATLGLLIYTAGSPIGREGGSALLGGLIVLKLFESTGRRDTRVVTAAALFFCMIGFLFGQGLMLTLYFCAVAWACFVVLHVVSSEGDGSWSGLQRDLQRGLRVGGRVVAASIPLTVLAFVFVPRLSSPMWGAPWDATQGKTGISDRMRPGALSQLWNDDSPAFRVTFEGPVPPPAARYWRGPVLWAFNGEEWSRADMYRATLPQAPTYDPASVVDYEVLMEPTEQSWWFPLDVALSVAPDARITGDGQVVSRRPLIGPRKARFQSAWRYTLDLRAASGQRWMALRLPNSGNLRSRTLAAAWREQHGRNDQAVIDEALALFNREFTYTLRPPPLGRETVDDFLFNTKAGYCEYFASSFAFLMRAANIPTRIVTGYQGGIYNGMGGYWIVRNSDAHAWTEVWLDGRGWVRVDPTAAVAPERINRGSLAAAMPEAASWYSEGWGADWRNRLDLVARYWRQAVIEFDAIRQQNLLQQVGLEDMSWQALGGGLLIFGGLGLALGAWLSLRGLAPRSGDPLLLAYRRFNQRLARAGVARADNEGPVAFGERAATSLSQAAPAILELTRRFAEQRYGESANDADASHRRRLAQELRAFRVPR; translated from the coding sequence ATGACGGCGCCGGTGGATCGCTACCGCTACGGCCTGGTGATCGGGCTGAATGCCCTGATGCTCGGCGGGCATGTCCATTGGATGCCTTCGCTGTATGCCGGCTGGCTGTTCGCGCTGCTGTTATTCGCTGGATGGCGTGCCCGTCATCAAGTGCACGCGGCTTCAGCGCTGATCCGACTGCCCCTGCTGTTCGCGACGCTCGGGCTGCTGATCTACACCGCCGGTTCTCCGATCGGGCGCGAAGGTGGCAGTGCCCTGCTCGGCGGGCTGATCGTGCTCAAGTTGTTCGAATCGACCGGGCGCCGCGACACTCGCGTCGTCACCGCGGCCGCATTGTTCTTCTGCATGATCGGCTTCCTGTTCGGCCAGGGACTCATGCTGACGTTGTATTTCTGCGCCGTCGCCTGGGCCTGCTTCGTGGTCCTGCACGTGGTCAGCAGCGAAGGCGATGGGAGTTGGTCCGGCCTGCAGCGCGATCTGCAGCGTGGACTGCGGGTCGGTGGCCGGGTTGTGGCTGCGTCGATCCCGCTGACGGTGCTGGCTTTCGTCTTCGTCCCGCGGCTGTCGTCGCCGATGTGGGGTGCGCCCTGGGACGCCACGCAGGGCAAGACCGGCATTTCCGACCGCATGCGTCCTGGCGCCCTGAGCCAATTGTGGAACGACGACTCGCCGGCGTTCCGCGTCACTTTTGAGGGTCCGGTACCGCCGCCTGCCGCACGTTACTGGCGCGGCCCCGTGCTGTGGGCCTTCAATGGAGAAGAGTGGTCGCGCGCGGACATGTACCGCGCGACATTACCGCAGGCGCCGACCTACGACCCCGCATCGGTGGTCGACTACGAAGTGCTGATGGAGCCCACCGAACAATCCTGGTGGTTTCCGCTGGACGTGGCATTGAGCGTCGCACCCGATGCCCGGATCACCGGCGATGGACAGGTGGTGTCGCGACGCCCCCTGATCGGACCACGCAAGGCGCGTTTCCAGTCCGCGTGGCGATACACGCTGGATCTACGGGCGGCGTCCGGGCAACGCTGGATGGCGTTGCGGCTGCCGAATTCCGGTAATTTGCGTTCACGCACGCTGGCAGCCGCATGGCGCGAACAGCATGGCCGCAATGACCAGGCAGTGATCGATGAAGCATTGGCCTTGTTCAATCGCGAATTCACTTACACCCTCAGACCACCGCCGCTCGGCCGCGAGACGGTCGACGACTTCCTGTTCAATACCAAGGCCGGCTATTGCGAGTATTTCGCATCGAGCTTCGCCTTCCTGATGCGTGCGGCGAACATTCCCACGCGCATCGTCACCGGCTATCAAGGCGGCATCTACAACGGCATGGGCGGCTACTGGATCGTGCGCAATTCCGATGCGCATGCCTGGACCGAAGTCTGGCTGGACGGCCGAGGCTGGGTGCGGGTTGATCCGACCGCTGCAGTGGCACCAGAACGGATCAACCGCGGCAGCCTCGCCGCCGCGATGCCAGAAGCGGCGTCCTGGTATAGCGAGGGATGGGGTGCGGATTGGCGCAATCGCCTCGACCTGGTCGCGCGCTACTGGCGCCAGGCCGTGATCGAATTCGACGCCATCCGCCAGCAGAATCTGTTGCAGCAGGTCGGACTGGAAGACATGAGCTGGCAGGCACTCGGCGGCGGCCTGCTGATTTTCGGTGGCCTCGGGCTCGCACTCGGTGCCTGGCTCAGCTTGCGCGGACTCGCGCCGCGATCAGGCGACCCGCTGCTGCTCGCCTACCGCCGCTTCAATCAGCGTCTGGCGCGGGCCGGCGTCGCACGCGCCGACAACGAAGGCCCGGTTGCATTCGGCGAACGCGCCGCGACGTCGCTATCGCAGGCAGCCCCGGCCATCCTCGAATTGACGCGCCGTTTCGCCGAGCAACGCTACGGCGAATCCGCGAACGACGCCGACGCCAGCCATCGGCGCCGGCTGGCTCAGGAGCTGCGAGCCTTCCGGGTACCGCGCTGA
- a CDS encoding histidine triad nucleotide-binding protein, producing the protein MSDTIFSKIIRREIPAHIVYEDDEVLAFRDIQPQAPVHVLFIPKRAVPTLNDLGADDAVMIGKLVLAAAAYAQREGFAEAGYRTVFNCNPDGGQSVYHIHLHLLAGRQLTWPPG; encoded by the coding sequence ATGTCCGACACCATCTTCAGCAAGATCATTCGCCGCGAGATTCCGGCGCACATCGTCTACGAGGACGATGAGGTGCTCGCGTTCCGCGACATCCAGCCGCAGGCGCCGGTGCACGTGCTGTTCATTCCCAAGCGCGCGGTGCCGACCCTGAACGATCTCGGCGCCGACGACGCCGTGATGATCGGCAAGCTCGTTCTCGCCGCAGCCGCCTATGCGCAACGCGAAGGATTTGCCGAAGCGGGTTACCGCACCGTCTTCAACTGCAATCCGGACGGCGGCCAGAGCGTCTACCACATCCATTTGCACTTGCTCGCCGGGCGCCAGCTGACCTGGCCTCCGGGCTGA
- the recR gene encoding recombination protein RecR: MTTASPLLDALIDALRVLPGVGAKSAQRMAFHLLERDRPGAQKLAHQLALAAEKIGHCTRCRTFSERETCHVCSSPSRDATLLCVVESPTDQLAIEQATGYRGLYFVMLGRLSPLDGLGPEELGLDALARRLAQGEIRELIVATNPTVEGEATAHYLSQMAKQAGVRASRLAHGVPLGSELEFIDRGTLAHAFGGRLELT, translated from the coding sequence ATGACGACGGCCTCGCCGCTGCTCGATGCATTGATCGACGCCTTGCGCGTACTGCCGGGCGTCGGCGCGAAGTCGGCGCAGCGCATGGCCTTTCATTTGCTGGAACGTGATCGGCCGGGTGCACAGAAGCTTGCGCACCAGCTTGCGTTGGCTGCCGAAAAGATTGGCCATTGCACCCGCTGCCGCACCTTCAGCGAGCGCGAGACGTGCCACGTCTGCAGCAGTCCGTCGCGCGACGCGACCCTGCTCTGCGTGGTCGAGTCGCCGACCGACCAGCTCGCGATCGAGCAGGCCACCGGTTATCGCGGCCTGTACTTCGTGATGCTGGGCCGATTGTCGCCGCTCGATGGCCTGGGTCCGGAAGAACTGGGTCTCGACGCGCTGGCGCGCCGGCTCGCGCAAGGGGAGATACGCGAATTGATCGTCGCCACCAACCCGACCGTGGAAGGCGAAGCCACGGCGCACTACCTGTCGCAGATGGCGAAACAGGCCGGCGTGCGCGCGAGCAGGCTGGCGCACGGCGTACCGCTTGGCTCGGAACTCGAATTCATCGACCGCGGCACGCTGGCGCATGCCTTCGGCGGTCGCCTCGAACTGACTTGA
- a CDS encoding YbaB/EbfC family nucleoid-associated protein: MRGPLGNIMQQAQKMQENMKRAQEDLANIEVTGSAGGGMVSVTMNGRHEARRVKIDKALLGDDIEMLEDLIVAATNDAVNKVGEAASARMAEVTGGMNLPAGFKLPF, encoded by the coding sequence ATGCGCGGACCCCTCGGCAACATCATGCAACAAGCGCAGAAGATGCAGGAAAACATGAAGCGTGCGCAGGAGGACCTTGCCAATATCGAGGTCACTGGCAGCGCCGGTGGCGGCATGGTCAGCGTCACCATGAACGGGCGCCATGAAGCGCGTCGCGTGAAGATCGACAAGGCCCTGCTCGGCGACGACATCGAAATGCTTGAAGACCTGATCGTCGCGGCAACCAACGATGCCGTGAACAAGGTCGGCGAGGCGGCGAGCGCTCGCATGGCCGAAGTCACCGGCGGCATGAACCTGCCGGCCGGATTCAAGCTGCCGTTCTGA
- the dnaX gene encoding DNA polymerase III subunit gamma/tau, whose product MSYQVLARKWRPKRFAELVGQEHVVRALSHALDSGRIHHAFLFTGTRGVGKTTIARIFAKSLNCERGTSAEPCGVCSICTDVDGGRFFDLLEIDAASNTGVDDVRELIENAQYMPARGRYKVYLIDEVHMLSKSAFNALLKTLEEPPGHAKFLLATTDPQKLPVTVLSRCLQFNLKRLTVEQIVFQVDRILAAEQVEHDPESVREIARGGNGSLRDALSLLDQAIAFGGGKLVASEVRTMLGTIDRGAVTDFLDAILRDDAAALAVLIQQAADFQPDYATILDAFAEAMHAIQVEQLIPNAASDAAWPVADFAQRMAPETVQLFYQLAISGRRDLALAPSPRVGFEMTLMRMLAFQPAPAVGDAPAHRAMPQRPASTTPASSPASTALSGRSPAMSAPIASMPVAEPAAAPRAALTTPSAAVSIAPVAAPTPMPRFDASAWLDFVDQSDLRGPAREFASNLGFVADDGEALRVSLPASLDHLRNEFALRKLQDALLAAHGRSTRIVVELAAEVGGDTAATRAAREKSEREMAADAAIASDPFVVRAIAEFDARIIPDSTRPLD is encoded by the coding sequence ATGTCGTATCAGGTTCTCGCCCGCAAATGGCGTCCGAAGCGTTTTGCCGAGCTGGTCGGACAGGAGCACGTGGTCCGCGCGCTCAGCCATGCGCTGGACAGCGGTCGCATCCATCACGCATTCCTGTTCACCGGCACCCGCGGCGTCGGCAAGACCACGATCGCGCGGATCTTCGCGAAGTCGCTGAACTGCGAACGCGGCACCTCGGCTGAACCCTGCGGCGTCTGCTCGATCTGCACCGATGTCGACGGCGGCCGCTTCTTCGACCTGCTGGAAATCGACGCCGCCAGCAACACCGGCGTCGATGACGTGCGCGAACTGATCGAGAACGCGCAATACATGCCCGCGCGCGGTCGCTACAAGGTCTATCTGATCGACGAAGTGCACATGCTGTCGAAGAGCGCGTTCAACGCGCTGCTGAAGACGCTGGAAGAACCGCCCGGTCACGCCAAGTTCCTGCTCGCAACCACCGATCCGCAGAAACTGCCGGTGACCGTGCTGTCGCGCTGCCTGCAGTTCAACCTCAAGCGGCTGACCGTCGAGCAGATTGTGTTCCAGGTCGATCGCATCCTCGCCGCCGAGCAGGTCGAACACGATCCGGAATCGGTGCGCGAGATCGCGCGTGGCGGCAATGGCAGCCTGCGCGATGCGTTGAGCCTGCTCGACCAGGCCATCGCGTTCGGCGGCGGCAAGCTGGTCGCGTCCGAAGTGCGGACCATGCTCGGCACCATCGATCGCGGCGCGGTGACCGATTTCCTCGACGCGATCCTGCGCGACGATGCGGCGGCACTGGCTGTACTGATCCAGCAGGCGGCCGATTTCCAGCCGGATTACGCCACCATCCTCGATGCCTTCGCGGAAGCGATGCATGCGATTCAGGTCGAGCAACTGATCCCGAATGCCGCCAGCGATGCCGCCTGGCCGGTCGCCGATTTCGCGCAGCGCATGGCGCCGGAGACGGTGCAGTTGTTCTATCAGCTGGCGATCAGTGGTCGTCGTGACCTCGCGCTGGCGCCCAGTCCGCGCGTCGGTTTCGAAATGACCTTGATGCGCATGCTGGCCTTCCAGCCGGCGCCGGCCGTGGGCGATGCACCGGCACACCGTGCGATGCCACAGCGACCTGCATCGACGACACCCGCTTCATCGCCGGCGTCGACGGCCTTGTCCGGTCGCAGCCCGGCGATGTCGGCACCGATCGCATCGATGCCCGTCGCCGAGCCCGCTGCTGCCCCGCGGGCCGCGTTGACGACGCCTTCGGCGGCAGTCTCGATCGCACCCGTTGCGGCGCCGACGCCGATGCCGCGATTCGACGCATCGGCCTGGCTCGACTTCGTCGATCAGTCCGACCTGCGCGGTCCGGCACGCGAGTTCGCGAGCAACCTCGGCTTCGTCGCCGACGACGGCGAAGCACTTCGTGTCTCGCTGCCGGCCAGCCTCGATCACCTGCGCAACGAATTCGCGCTGCGCAAACTGCAGGATGCGCTGCTCGCGGCGCACGGGCGCAGCACGCGCATCGTCGTCGAGCTTGCCGCCGAGGTCGGGGGCGATACTGCCGCGACACGCGCCGCACGCGAGAAGAGCGAACGTGAAATGGCCGCCGATGCGGCGATCGCGTCCGATCCCTTCGTCGTCCGTGCCATCGCCGAATTCGACGCACGCATCATCCCCGATTCCACACGACCTCTCGACTAA
- the truD gene encoding tRNA pseudouridine(13) synthase TruD encodes MSELPFAHGGAPLRGRLRAEAEDFFVDEQLGFEATGSGEHWLVHIEKRGANTGFVAKQLAAFAGVTERDVGYAGMKDRHAVTRQSFSVLAKKGRDSDWSQCAIEGVTVLSAQRHARKIQRGALRGNAFVIRMREIDGDRARAGECIAAIAALGVPNYFGEQRFGRGGGNVDKALAMFAGKRVERAERSILLSAARSELFNAVLAARVADGSWQRALDGDVFQLDGRSAIFGPESTTDELRDRVARGDIHPTGPMFGRGDLRSTDAVRALESGVFDAHPELCAGLVAAGLDQERRSLRLMARDFHCDFDGPDLIARFTLPAGAYATTVLREVVTWA; translated from the coding sequence ATGAGCGAGTTGCCGTTTGCGCATGGCGGTGCGCCGCTGCGCGGCCGTTTGCGCGCTGAAGCCGAAGACTTTTTCGTTGACGAACAGCTCGGCTTCGAAGCTACTGGCAGTGGCGAGCACTGGCTGGTGCATATCGAAAAGCGCGGTGCGAATACCGGATTCGTCGCGAAGCAACTGGCCGCGTTCGCGGGCGTGACCGAGCGCGATGTCGGTTATGCCGGCATGAAGGACCGCCATGCGGTGACGCGGCAATCGTTTTCGGTGCTGGCGAAGAAGGGCAGGGACAGCGACTGGTCGCAGTGCGCGATCGAGGGCGTGACGGTGTTGTCCGCGCAGCGGCATGCACGCAAGATCCAGCGCGGCGCCTTGCGCGGCAATGCCTTCGTGATCCGGATGCGCGAGATCGATGGGGATCGCGCTCGCGCCGGCGAATGCATCGCCGCGATCGCGGCCCTTGGCGTACCGAATTATTTCGGAGAACAACGCTTCGGGCGAGGCGGCGGCAATGTCGACAAGGCGCTGGCGATGTTCGCCGGAAAACGTGTTGAACGCGCCGAGCGCTCGATACTGCTCAGCGCCGCACGTTCGGAACTGTTCAATGCAGTGTTGGCGGCGCGTGTCGCAGATGGCTCGTGGCAACGCGCACTCGACGGTGACGTGTTCCAGCTCGACGGACGTTCCGCCATCTTCGGCCCCGAGTCGACGACCGACGAGTTGCGCGATCGCGTCGCCCGCGGCGATATCCATCCCACCGGCCCGATGTTCGGCCGCGGCGACTTGCGCTCGACCGATGCGGTGCGCGCGCTCGAATCCGGTGTGTTCGACGCCCATCCCGAACTCTGCGCCGGCCTCGTCGCCGCCGGCCTCGATCAGGAACGCCGTTCCCTGCGCCTGATGGCCCGCGATTTCCACTGCGATTTCGACGGCCCCGACCTCATCGCGCGCTTTACGCTACCCGCAGGCGCGTATGCCACGACGGTGTTGCGCGAAGTGGTGACCTGGGCTTGA
- the ispF gene encoding 2-C-methyl-D-erythritol 2,4-cyclodiphosphate synthase, which yields MTHRIGHGIDVHAFKDGDHVMLGGVRLPHDRGIDAHSDGDVVLHALCDALLGALALGDIGQHFPPSDPRWKDCDSRVFVRHCAALLHERGWHVSNADITVLAEAPKIGPHRDAMRAAIATELGIEIERISVKATTTEKLGYIGRREGLAAEAVVLLDRILR from the coding sequence ATGACCCATCGCATCGGCCACGGTATCGACGTGCATGCGTTCAAGGACGGCGACCACGTGATGCTGGGCGGCGTTCGCCTGCCGCACGATCGCGGCATCGATGCCCATTCCGACGGCGATGTGGTGTTGCACGCGCTTTGCGACGCCTTGCTCGGCGCGCTGGCGCTGGGCGATATCGGCCAGCATTTCCCGCCGTCCGATCCGCGCTGGAAAGACTGCGATAGCCGCGTGTTCGTTCGCCATTGCGCGGCACTGCTGCACGAACGCGGCTGGCACGTCAGCAATGCCGACATCACCGTGCTGGCCGAGGCGCCGAAGATCGGGCCGCACCGCGATGCCATGCGTGCCGCGATCGCGACCGAACTCGGTATCGAAATCGAGCGCATTTCCGTGAAGGCGACGACCACCGAGAAGCTCGGCTACATCGGCCGCCGCGAAGGTTTGGCTGCAGAAGCCGTGGTCCTGCTCGACCGGATCCTGCGATGA
- a CDS encoding 2-C-methyl-D-erythritol 4-phosphate cytidylyltransferase gives MIWCVVPAAGRGQRFGAALPKQYAPLVSEPMIVRTLDRLAAHPRVSGLMVALAKDDPHWPGIDELEGKPVRTCIGGEERAQSVLAALDALVGTVADSDWVMVHDAARPCIRHGDIDALIEQGTRHDDGAILAAPMRDTIKRGAAGGRIERSENRAELWRALTPQLFRFGRLRMALRGALADAVSAAAVTDEASAIERVGGHPLLVVGADDNIKVTTLHDLALAEFILTSPA, from the coding sequence ATGATCTGGTGTGTGGTTCCCGCCGCGGGACGCGGACAGCGCTTCGGCGCGGCCTTGCCGAAGCAGTATGCACCGCTCGTGTCCGAGCCGATGATCGTGCGCACGCTCGATCGCCTCGCCGCGCATCCTCGAGTTTCCGGGCTGATGGTGGCATTGGCGAAAGACGACCCGCACTGGCCGGGCATCGACGAACTCGAAGGCAAGCCGGTGCGGACCTGCATCGGTGGCGAGGAGCGCGCGCAATCGGTACTGGCGGCGCTGGATGCGCTGGTCGGTACCGTCGCCGATTCGGACTGGGTCATGGTCCATGATGCCGCGCGCCCGTGCATTCGTCATGGCGACATCGACGCGCTGATCGAGCAGGGCACGCGTCACGATGACGGCGCCATTCTCGCGGCACCGATGCGGGACACCATCAAGCGGGGTGCTGCAGGTGGTCGCATCGAACGCAGCGAAAACCGCGCCGAACTGTGGCGTGCATTGACGCCGCAACTGTTCCGCTTCGGTCGTCTGCGCATGGCCCTGCGTGGTGCACTCGCCGACGCCGTCAGTGCTGCGGCCGTGACCGATGAAGCCTCGGCGATCGAACGCGTGGGTGGACATCCGCTGCTCGTGGTCGGCGCCGACGACAACATCAAGGTCACGACGCTGCACGATCTCGCACTGGCCGAATTCATTCTGACCTCGCCGGCATGA
- the ftsB gene encoding cell division protein FtsB, protein MIVGLILLLIGLQAKLWFGQGGRPEVQHLQERVATQKRENAELHKRNDALAAEVEDLKSGTEAIEERARSELGMIKPGEVFYQVIEPEPPAKENE, encoded by the coding sequence CTGATTGTCGGGCTGATCCTCTTGCTGATCGGCCTGCAGGCCAAGTTGTGGTTCGGTCAGGGCGGGCGACCCGAGGTGCAGCATCTGCAGGAGCGTGTCGCGACGCAAAAGCGTGAAAACGCAGAGTTGCACAAGCGCAACGATGCGCTCGCGGCCGAGGTCGAGGACTTGAAGTCCGGTACCGAGGCGATCGAGGAACGCGCGCGCAGCGAACTTGGCATGATCAAGCCCGGTGAAGTGTTTTATCAGGTGATCGAGCCGGAACCACCGGCCAAGGAGAACGAATGA
- the eno gene encoding phosphopyruvate hydratase, which yields MKIRHVHAREILDSRGNPTLEAEVTLESGQIGRAAVPSGASTGSREAVELRDGDKTRYLGKGVRKAVANVNDTIRAAIAGRDAADQRGLDDTLIALDGTENKGKLGANALLAVSMANAHAVAAAKGLPLWRHLAGAREAVLPVPMMNIINGGAHADNNVDLQEFMVMPAGLGSFSEALRCGTEIFHALKSVLKGRGLATAVGDEGGFAPDLRSNEEAIETILEAVAKAGYKAGEDVWLALDAAASEFHKDDGKYHLTGEGKKLTSEQMVEFYAGWCAKYPIVSIEDGMAEGDWDGWKLQTERLGATVQLVGDDLFVTNPKILREGIDKGIANAILIKVNQIGTLSETLDAIAMAHANRYAAVISHRSGETEDTTIADLAVATTATQIKTGSLCRTDRVAKYNQLLRIEEALGATARYAGRSAFVSLPAFK from the coding sequence ATGAAGATTCGTCATGTGCATGCGCGCGAAATCCTCGATTCGCGCGGCAACCCGACCCTGGAAGCCGAAGTCACGCTGGAATCCGGCCAGATCGGCCGCGCTGCGGTGCCGAGCGGTGCCTCGACGGGTTCGCGCGAGGCCGTGGAGCTGCGCGACGGTGACAAGACGCGTTACCTCGGCAAGGGCGTGCGCAAGGCGGTCGCGAACGTCAACGACACGATTCGCGCCGCCATCGCCGGCCGCGATGCCGCCGACCAGCGCGGTCTGGATGACACGCTGATCGCGCTCGACGGCACCGAGAACAAGGGAAAGTTGGGCGCGAACGCGCTGCTCGCGGTGTCGATGGCGAACGCTCACGCGGTTGCCGCCGCCAAGGGCCTGCCGCTGTGGCGTCATCTCGCCGGCGCGCGTGAAGCGGTATTGCCGGTGCCGATGATGAACATCATCAACGGTGGTGCGCATGCCGACAACAACGTCGACCTGCAGGAATTCATGGTCATGCCGGCCGGCCTCGGGAGCTTCTCCGAAGCGCTGCGCTGCGGCACCGAAATTTTCCACGCGTTGAAATCGGTGCTGAAAGGCCGTGGGCTCGCGACGGCGGTCGGCGACGAAGGCGGCTTCGCGCCGGACCTGCGCTCAAACGAGGAAGCGATCGAGACCATTCTCGAAGCGGTCGCGAAGGCCGGCTACAAGGCTGGCGAGGACGTGTGGCTGGCACTCGATGCCGCCGCGTCGGAATTCCACAAGGACGACGGCAAGTACCACCTGACCGGCGAAGGCAAGAAGCTCACGTCGGAGCAGATGGTCGAGTTCTACGCCGGCTGGTGCGCGAAATACCCGATCGTGTCGATCGAGGACGGCATGGCCGAGGGCGATTGGGACGGCTGGAAACTCCAGACCGAACGCCTGGGTGCCACGGTGCAACTGGTCGGCGACGACCTGTTCGTGACCAATCCGAAGATCCTGCGCGAGGGCATCGACAAGGGGATCGCCAACGCCATCCTGATCAAGGTCAACCAGATCGGCACGCTCAGCGAAACGCTGGACGCCATCGCGATGGCGCATGCGAACCGTTATGCCGCCGTCATTTCGCATCGTTCCGGCGAGACCGAGGACACGACCATCGCCGATCTCGCCGTTGCGACCACAGCGACGCAGATCAAGACCGGCTCGCTGTGCCGTACCGATCGTGTCGCCAAGTACAACCAGCTGCTGCGCATCGAAGAAGCGCTCGGTGCGACGGCGCGGTATGCGGGTCGGTCGGCATTCGTCAGCCTGCCGGCGTTCAAGTAA
- a CDS encoding YafY family transcriptional regulator yields MDRYERILKLHRLLKTARYPVALTTMYDELECSRATLYRDIAFLRDALGAPIESDRDQAAIHYAPDEAEAFELPGLWLSSAELESLLAMHQLIARTGGEMLSGALAPLKSRIDKLLSDQSHGKRWPLERIRVTRALSRVIDEIVFRRVASSVLERRRLKFDYRARSTNAVTERRVSPQRLTHYRENWYLDAWDHEREALRSFALDRMRDAEVLDARADDVQEVDLDGHLASSYGIFSGPPKAWATIRFSPKASRWVADERWHSKQEGRFLDDGRYELRVPYSNARELLMDVLRYGPDAEIVAPVPLREEAKIQLQLAISNYDPASA; encoded by the coding sequence ATGGACCGCTACGAACGCATTCTCAAGCTGCACCGCTTGCTCAAGACCGCGCGTTATCCGGTGGCACTGACCACGATGTATGACGAACTGGAATGTTCGCGCGCGACGCTTTATCGCGACATCGCCTTTCTGCGCGACGCGCTCGGTGCGCCGATCGAATCCGATCGCGATCAGGCTGCGATCCACTATGCGCCGGACGAAGCCGAAGCGTTCGAGTTGCCAGGCCTGTGGCTGTCGAGCGCGGAACTGGAGTCGTTGCTGGCGATGCACCAGTTGATCGCGCGCACAGGTGGCGAAATGTTGTCGGGGGCACTGGCGCCGCTCAAATCGCGCATCGACAAGCTGCTGTCGGACCAGTCGCACGGCAAGCGTTGGCCGCTGGAGCGCATCCGGGTGACACGGGCACTGTCGCGGGTGATCGACGAGATCGTGTTCCGGCGCGTCGCCAGCAGCGTGCTCGAGCGACGCCGGTTGAAGTTCGACTATCGCGCGCGTTCGACCAATGCGGTCACCGAACGCAGGGTGTCGCCGCAGCGGCTCACGCACTATCGCGAGAACTGGTACCTCGATGCCTGGGACCATGAACGCGAGGCGCTGCGCAGTTTTGCGCTCGACCGCATGCGCGATGCCGAGGTGCTGGACGCGCGTGCCGACGACGTCCAGGAGGTCGATCTCGATGGCCATCTGGCATCGAGTTACGGCATCTTCTCCGGCCCGCCCAAGGCCTGGGCGACGATTCGATTCTCGCCCAAGGCCTCGCGCTGGGTCGCCGACGAACGCTGGCATTCGAAGCAGGAAGGCCGTTTTCTCGACGATGGACGTTACGAATTGCGGGTGCCGTATTCGAATGCGCGCGAATTGCTGATGGACGTGCTGCGCTATGGTCCCGATGCCGAGATCGTCGCGCCGGTTCCGCTGCGCGAAGAGGCCAAGATCCAGTTGCAGCTGGCGATCTCGAACTACGATCCCGCGTCGGCTTGA